The sequence below is a genomic window from Streptococcus oralis.
AATGGTTTTCGTAACATTTTCCAACTTTATCATAAGTGATCCCCTTTCAATAACTGCACTACATTTCTTTGTTCCATCTTAGAGCCCAAGAAAAGCACAAATAGGATATCTAAGCCTGTAAATCCTGCAAAAAGTAGGAGCGGGAAAAGTGCCTGTGTAAAGAATAGCAAAACCATAAAAGGAAGACTATAAACGGCTAATAGAAGACCCAGCAAGGAACGATACCGATCTATCAATTTCCAACCCATAAACTTCTTGGTAATAATATCTGTTCGCTTCAACAAGAAAGTTGTTACTAGTAAGAAGTAGGAAATCATCATACTAAGAAGACCAACCAAAGCAAAGAGTATGTTAAAATTTCGAACAGCATCTCGATAAGAATCTACTTTCTCTTGTTGAATGGCTTGAATAGATGAAAATTTTAAATAATTCCCATCTGACAATTTCTCAACTAACGCTGTCACTTCTTTTTGGTGCTGGGCTGTATTTTCGATTTTAATGGGGTTATTTAAACCTGTTGTTGACAGGGAAGCTTTTTCATCCCACATCATATCAGAATCATTGACCAAACTAATAATTGGATTGTGGAGATTTTCCTTTCGCTTCTCGTTATAGGGGAAGAATGACCAATCACCTTCATAGTAGGCGATCTCGACATCCATCTCCTCTATCGTTCGTTTTTGCTGCTCTTCATACTTCATCGAAAGATAGGCAATTAATTTCCCCAAGAGCTGATTTTTATCTTCTTCACCTTTCGCACTTGCTGGCATCAAAATAACTTTTTTAGTGCCGGTATCGGGTAGCTTGAATCCCTTGCTCTTTAGAAAATTGCGATTGGCATAGTAAACAGTTAGCATATCAGCCAGTTGATACTGCTGCACTTGTTCTGCAGTGGCAAAATTTTTTATAGGCAGGTTGCCAGTTTGCACATAGCCTGCCTGCGTTTTTTCTACCAAATCCTGATAAAATCGATAGAAATAATCCACTGCTTGCCCTGAGCCTGCCAACTGCTCTTGCCACAGGTTATCATTGAGCTGGAAAGTTTCTAAGGTCAGATAATTTCCTTGACTGATCCACTGTTTCTGGTAATCCAACTCTTTGTTTTCTTGCTCCAAACTTTTCCCCACCCCAATCAGTAAAACCGTCAGTAAAATGGTGGTTCCTATTTTCATCAAATAATTAAATATCAAACCAAATTTAAAAGATGAAAAACCTTTCAGTAGAGAGCTGATTGTCATTTTTTGGATTAAGAGGTAGGTCAACCAACTGATAAAGAGATAAAGTTGCAAAAGCAAAAAATGCGACAACCATAACATAGGGAATAAATCTTTCGGCTTATAATCAAGCGAGAAAAACACTCCTAGATTGATCACAAGCGCCCCACCTAGGAGGAGGTAGAGGTTGCCTTTCACAACATCAGCTAAAACAGCCCTATCTTGAAAACCAAGCAACTTTTGTACCCCCACTCTTTTCATCTCCATCATCGGCTGATACACTGTTACTAACACAAGAAGTAAAATGGCCAAGACAAAAACAATGGCAGATAAAAGCAAATCTCGATTTATGACTTCCACTGCACTTTTGTAGGTCGGCTCTAGCAAGGTAGTCTGGTCTATCTTGAAAAAATCGCTCCATTTCTGTACAATCCTATCCTTGTCCATCTCTTGTGTAGAAGTTATCGTATAGCGACCATTTAAACTACGAGATGTATCCTTAATATAGGTTTGAAAAGTCATAAGCTGAATAGGCTTGGCTTTTAGAAAGGTCGGAATCGTACCAAGTTTATTGGAAATTTCTTTATTACTGTAGACTCCCTCGCCATCTTCTGTAAAATCAAGAGAAGAAATCCCAAACTCTTGGTAGGGGAAGGTATCTTTATCAAAAACACCAGACTTGATCACCTCATCACCACTGTCTGTTTTGATGATGGATACTTTGTATTCCTTTGATACATCCTCAAAAAATCGAAGTACAGATGCTGCAGGTTCGTTAATATCTTTCAAATACAAATCCAAAGAACCCACTGTCTTTCCCATTTCCTGAATCCGAACCACTTCTCGTGTGTAGTTTACATTAAAAACAAAAAAAGTAGTACACAGAAGCAGGAGTAACATACAGAAATTACTGATTTTTTTCATAAAGATACCCCCTTAGTACTTTATCATCTTAGTCGTAGAATTTGTTACCCTTTTTCACAAATTTATTTTAGATTTCTTTTTTACTTTTTATACTACTATGATACAATATTTTTAATCAATTTCTATTTTTTGTTAACTTTTTTCACACATAAGGAGGAGATCATGCGCTACGATTTTGGAAATGTTTATAAAGAAATCCGTGAGTCAAAAGGGTTAACCCAGGAGGAGGTCTGTGGGGGTGTTCTCTCAAGAACCAGCCTATCAAAAATCGAAAGTGGCAAGACAACTCCTAGATATGAAAATATGGAGTTTCTTCTCCAACAAATTAATATGACCTTTGAAGAGTTTGACTATATTTGCCATCTCTACCACCCAAGTGAACGATCAACTATCATGCAGACTTTTCTAAAAATGGCTTCTATTAGTGGTACGAGCGACTTAAGTAAATTACTCAAAAAATGCCAACATTATCTAAAAACACACCATGATTTCCCCATCCAGCAGTTACAAGATATGCTCGAAATCGTTATCTACATCCGTGAAAATGGGATAGAAAAATTGTCAAGTAAGGTTGATAACATTGTAAACAGACTATGGGATAAGATTGAGAAACAAGATACTTGGTATGAGAGCGACCTCAAAGTCCTTAATACCATTCTCTTTGCTTTTCCTATGGAGTATATTCATCAGATTACCGAAAAAATTCTCGAACGAATAGAGGTTTATAAACACTATAGTCCTGTCTTTCAGCTTCGTATGATGTTGCTTCTGAATCTCTCAACTCTTTATCTTTACAATGGTGATAAGTTGCTTTGCAAACAGCTTTGCTACACTCTCTTAGAGGAAGCAAAAGTAAGCAAACAGTATGACACACTTGCATTTTCCTATATTCGTATAGGCATTTGTACTAATGATGCTCAGTTGATACAAAATGGACTCTCCTTAGCTAAACTAGTCGAAGATGAACACTTACTAACAGAGCTAGAGCGAGAAGTTGACATCTTTGTAAACAAAAAAGAAAGTCATTAAGACCTCCTTTTCTATATCTTCTTAATACCAACCGTTGTTAAGCCAGAAGTTCTTAGCAGCTGTCCATGAACCGTAACGTCCTGCAACGTAAGCATCTGCTACACGTTCTTGGTTTTCAGCTGAGTAGTCACCGTTCAAGTACGAATCTGTCAATTGGTAACGTCCGATGTAACGTCCGTTTGTAGCTGTGTAGCTACCACCTGATTCTTTTTGAGCGATCCATTCTTTGGCTTCTGCTTCAGATCCACTTACAGTTGAAGCTGTGTAACTTTCTTCTTCATAAGAAGTGCTGGTTGTAGCAGCTGGTGCTTCGTAAGTTGTTGTTTCAGTTATTTCTTCGTAAGTCGTAGTCTCTTCGATTGTTTCTCCTGTTGCAGCTGGGGCTTCATAAGTTTTCGCAGCTGGAGCTGTCCCTTCGATGACCAAAACTTGATCCACAAAGATCAGATGAATATCCTCTATCTTGTTTTTTTCTGCCAATTTTTCAACAGTGGTGTTGTACTTCTCAGCAATTTCTGAAAGAGTATCACCTGGTTTAACTGTATAAGTGATTGTTTCATCTGCAAAAGCAAGTGATGGTGCAAGGAAAGCAAGGAAAGTTGCTGCTCCTGCAAGAGTTAATTTGATTTTTTTAGTTGTTAATGTCATTTCTAAAAATTCTCCTTTTTACTATACTTCTATCATACCGTTTGAATATTACCGTTTCTTGACGGTTTCGTGTAGAAATATTACAAAAATATTTTATATTTACTGAAACATTGATATTTTTGTCATAAAAGACAAGATTTTATACCATTTTTATCCATTTTTTCAGTTTTATAAGGGAAATAAGCACAGAACTTCATTCTTTGATATAATAGAAACAAGAATCTTTGTAAGGGGAAACAGATGCACTCACTTCGTTTTCAATCTGTCTTTGATATTATCGGCCCTGTCATGATTGGCCCATCAAGTAGCCATACAGCTGGTGCGGTTCGTATCGGAAAAATCGTGTCTTCCATCTTTGGTGATAGACCGACAGAGGTGGAATTTCAACTATTTAATTCATTTGCCAAGACCTACCGTGGTCATGGAACTGACCTTGCTCTCGTCGCTGGAATTTTAGGTATGGATACGGACGATCCCGACATTCCAAATAGCCTTGAAATTGCCCATAAACGTGGTATCAAGATTGTCTGGACCATTCAGAAAGACAGCAATGCTCCTCACCCTAATACCACTAAAATTACTGTGAAGAATGAACACAAGTCCATCAGTGTGACAGGGATTTCTATCGGTGGGGGAAATATCCAAGTTACGGAACTTAACGGCTTTGCTGTCTCTCTTAACATGAACACACCGACCATCATCATTGTACATCAGGATGTTCCAGGTATGATTGCCCACGTTACTGAAGCCCTCTCTCGTTTCGATATCAACATCGCTCAGATGAATGTAACTCGGGAAAAAGCTGGAGAAAAAGCCATCATGATCATCGAAGTCGATAGTCGAAGTTGCGAAGAGGCAATTGAAGAAATCCGAAAAATTCCTCATCTCCACAATGTCAATTTCTTTAAGTAGGAGGAAACATGTTTTATTCTATCAAAGAATTGGTTGAGCAAGCAGATCTAGACTTCCAAGGAAATGTCGCAGAACTCATGATCGCGACAGAATATGAACTGACCGGCCGGGAACGTGCAGAAGTTCTCCTCCTCATGGAGCACAATCTAGAAGTCATGAAAGCCTCTGTCGAGCTCGGTCTTAGTGAAAACAAATCTCGTAGTGGCTTAACGGGTGGCGATGCAGCCAAGCTAGATCGCCATCTCAAAAGTGGCAAGGCCTTGTCTGACTTTACCATCCTATCAGCTGCCCGAAATGCCATCGCGGTCAATGAACACAACGCTAAAATGGGCTTGGTCTGCGCCACTCCAACCGCAGGAAGTGCTGGCTGTCTACCTGCCGTTCTTACTGCAGCTATCCAAAAACTTGACCTCAGCCACGAAGAACAGCTGGATTTCCT
It includes:
- a CDS encoding helix-turn-helix domain-containing protein: MRYDFGNVYKEIRESKGLTQEEVCGGVLSRTSLSKIESGKTTPRYENMEFLLQQINMTFEEFDYICHLYHPSERSTIMQTFLKMASISGTSDLSKLLKKCQHYLKTHHDFPIQQLQDMLEIVIYIRENGIEKLSSKVDNIVNRLWDKIEKQDTWYESDLKVLNTILFAFPMEYIHQITEKILERIEVYKHYSPVFQLRMMLLLNLSTLYLYNGDKLLCKQLCYTLLEEAKVSKQYDTLAFSYIRIGICTNDAQLIQNGLSLAKLVEDEHLLTELEREVDIFVNKKESH
- a CDS encoding LysM peptidoglycan-binding domain-containing protein, producing the protein MTLTTKKIKLTLAGAATFLAFLAPSLAFADETITYTVKPGDTLSEIAEKYNTTVEKLAEKNKIEDIHLIFVDQVLVIEGTAPAAKTYEAPAATGETIEETTTYEEITETTTYEAPAATTSTSYEEESYTASTVSGSEAEAKEWIAQKESGGSYTATNGRYIGRYQLTDSYLNGDYSAENQERVADAYVAGRYGSWTAAKNFWLNNGWY
- a CDS encoding bacteriocin-associated integral membrane family protein; translation: MKKISNFCMLLLLLCTTFFVFNVNYTREVVRIQEMGKTVGSLDLYLKDINEPAASVLRFFEDVSKEYKVSIIKTDSGDEVIKSGVFDKDTFPYQEFGISSLDFTEDGEGVYSNKEISNKLGTIPTFLKAKPIQLMTFQTYIKDTSRSLNGRYTITSTQEMDKDRIVQKWSDFFKIDQTTLLEPTYKSAVEVINRDLLLSAIVFVLAILLLVLVTVYQPMMEMKRVGVQKLLGFQDRAVLADVVKGNLYLLLGGALVINLGVFFSLDYKPKDLFPMLWLSHFLLLQLYLFISWLTYLLIQKMTISSLLKGFSSFKFGLIFNYLMKIGTTILLTVLLIGVGKSLEQENKELDYQKQWISQGNYLTLETFQLNDNLWQEQLAGSGQAVDYFYRFYQDLVEKTQAGYVQTGNLPIKNFATAEQVQQYQLADMLTVYYANRNFLKSKGFKLPDTGTKKVILMPASAKGEEDKNQLLGKLIAYLSMKYEEQQKRTIEEMDVEIAYYEGDWSFFPYNEKRKENLHNPIISLVNDSDMMWDEKASLSTTGLNNPIKIENTAQHQKEVTALVEKLSDGNYLKFSSIQAIQQEKVDSYRDAVRNFNILFALVGLLSMMISYFLLVTTFLLKRTDIITKKFMGWKLIDRYRSLLGLLLAVYSLPFMVLLFFTQALFPLLLFAGFTGLDILFVLFLGSKMEQRNVVQLLKGDHL
- the sdaAB gene encoding L-serine ammonia-lyase, iron-sulfur-dependent subunit beta, whose translation is MHSLRFQSVFDIIGPVMIGPSSSHTAGAVRIGKIVSSIFGDRPTEVEFQLFNSFAKTYRGHGTDLALVAGILGMDTDDPDIPNSLEIAHKRGIKIVWTIQKDSNAPHPNTTKITVKNEHKSISVTGISIGGGNIQVTELNGFAVSLNMNTPTIIIVHQDVPGMIAHVTEALSRFDINIAQMNVTREKAGEKAIMIIEVDSRSCEEAIEEIRKIPHLHNVNFFK